Sequence from the Festucalex cinctus isolate MCC-2025b chromosome 21, RoL_Fcin_1.0, whole genome shotgun sequence genome:
ataattcacaaaaaaattggCAGGCTTATTAGCAATAGTTTCTtctgtaatatttttaaaaaaaaatacaagcaaaATCTGCTCTGAAAATTAGAATTCAAGCTAGCTCTGCTGTTATGTAGTTTCACagaactgttttttatttttgtttagttatttTCATCTATTTGCATATTTTCCTCACAGACTGACTGTGctccaatttttgttttatttggcaGTTTTTGGCTTCCACATTTTGCATGAGTATGAATTTTTAGATCAGTAAAAAGTattgaatttgtttttccaaaattaatgtCTTGATAGCTTAAAAATGACACTTAATTTATGACTTCCATTGCAATTCAAAGGATATAAAACTGGCATATTGTTGATCTGGCTGACTGTGCAAACAGCCCACGTAGACTCCATTTCCACAATGAAATGGGATCGACTCCAACGCCACTCAACCCTGAACAAGATAAGCTGTAGACAAAATTAGTGGGTTGGATGGGTGGATATTGAGCCGATATCCCAACTCCTATTTGTCACATCTAATGTGTTGTGACCTCAAAGTCACGCTTCAATTTCGCTTCCTTATCTCACCTGTTTCATACCCTAGAAAGCAAAACAAGAAGGCACGATTGTGTGTTGCTTTGTGTGCACAGGCGCTGATGCAGGCTCACGACAGCTTAGCTGTGCAGGAAATGGCGGAGGACAACGTGATTCAGTATTTGGGGGAAACGGTGAAAATGGTGCGACTGCATAAGACCCGGGACACTCCGCTGGTGAGACCGTGTCCACATCGTTGAATGTTTAACTCAGGAGAGAGTGGTCAGCGGGACAAATCCAAGTACTGCCTCCAGGGTGCGACCGTGCGTAACGACATGGACAGCGTGGTGGTGAGCCGCGTGGTGAAAGGCGGGACCGCCGAGCGGAGTGGCCTGCTCAACGAGGGCGACGAGATCCTGGAGATCAACGGCATTTCCCTTCGTGGGAAGCACGTCAATGAAGTTCATGACCTACTGGTGAGAACCAGTTTTGGATTTACCATTgtagtttcacttttttttttttccccctgttttttttaGAGCAGTTTTGTTAgggttttttcccccttgttatTTTCTCAAGCAATTTTGTTAGGAGTGTTTCCTACATTATTTTTTAGagcaattttttgttgttgttttttgtttgtttttttgtttttgttttttttttcctccacgttATTTTCTAGAGCAATTTTGTTagggttatttttgtttgtttgttttgtttttactttttttccccaatttcattgggtttttttttgttttttttgctcccccccccttttttttccattattcttagagcaattttgttttgttttacttatgCCCTTTTCTTTTTTAGAGCGATtcgttagatttttttttcttgtttttttttttgtcagtttttttgaGAACAATTTTGTtgggctttttatttatttgtaacgttttttcctgttatttttttaaagcaatttcattacgtgtttttttttgtttgtttgttttttttttgttttttttatttatttattttttctttgttgctTTTTTGCCCTGTTGTTTGTTCAGAGCAATtttgttaggctttttttttttattccccccattatttttagaacaattttgttaggttttgttttacttttttcattatttttttcagagcaatttgttagattttttttctgttttgttagaACAATTTTagaacagtttttttgttttgtttttgtttgtttttttaaagagcaattttgttaggttttgttttgttttatttttttccctgttatttttttagagcaatttcattcgtttttttgttttgtttgtttggggggttttttgtgctttttttttctgttttttttagaataattttgttagttttttttttttactttttgttttgttttgtttttagagcaattttgttaggttttgttttgatgtacttttttcccctgttATTAGAggaatttcattatttatttttatttatttatttttttttggggggggggggggttctgtcTTTTTAGACCAATtttgttaggcttttttttttaacttttttttttttttttttttttttgcaaatttgttgggttttgtttcgttttacttttttccctgttttttgtttttttgccctgTTATTTTAAGAGCaactttgttagtttttttttaattttatttatttatttatttattttttatttaatggtaTGTCCACCTGTCCTCATCCATCAGCAACAAATGCACGGCACTTTGACCTTCCTCCTCATCCCGAGCTCTCAGATTAAACCTGCCCCGCACAGACAGACTGTGGTAAGTCTCTAAGGTGGACCTGCGCGGCCTGtctgcacgcacacatgcaagCAGGAGCAAGCCAAGACCGTGTAAAACTCAATCGCTCCCGCAGATACACGTACGAGCTTACTTTGACTACGACCCCTCGGATGACCCTTTCGTGCCATGTCGGGAGCTGGGCCTGTCTTTCCAGAGGGGGGACATTCTGCACGTCATCAGCCAGGACGACCCCAACTGGTGGCAGGCGTACAGGGACGGAGATGAGGAAAACCAGTTACTGGCTGGACTCATTCCAGGTTGGGAGGAGAACAGCATTCTTATGTTTACTTTGGTGTCCTTGActgaaaatattcatattttcttcataaataGATAATATCGGCCAGTTGCTTGTTATTTTTAAGTACGGACAATATTTAAAGCTgtattgttttggattttttgtaaacaataagTTGCAATAGTTTAGGTGCGACTGAGCCTGAAGGTAACTGTGTGCAGGTTTATTTTAGACTACTACACTTGTTAGTCAGCTTATCGTTTTACTTATTACTTCTGGCTCTAAAACCTTTGgagaaaatattatattgtgcaattttttttatcttattaactAGCGGTTGAACGTTATTTTGCAATATGATGTTGCTGCATAATAGTATCTGtttaaacaatgtaaaaaaaaaaatcaaattcctGAATTTTAGTGATTTGGGCAATGGGAGGATTCCACCTAACTACAacataaaaattaatatttgcGCTTGTCCAAGCAATTCATTGTGGCCGGCAGCTAACCCGACATTATCTGAGCCGTCCACAGGAAGAAAGCCCCGCCCATTTGGCAAGCCCTGCAGATTAAATCAAACACCTGAGAATTATTTGAGAttactctttgaccccaagctTGTGGCTGCTACAAAACGAGGTTAAGCAGTGGAAATGGAAAGTGGGCCAACTAGCAATAAAATTCACGGGAAATATAACAGGATTTATTCAAATGAAGTGAAGAACTTCAAGttgaaattgtttttatgttaacGGTCATGTTGTCGTATTTGTCAGGGAAGTGCTTCCAGCAACAGAGAGAGACCTTGAAGAGAAGCGCTCCAGACAGGAGTAGAGAACAACAAGGTAAGAAGATCATGTTGCTGTGAAGGTTACACATGGGCGGAGACATCAACaaccttgtcttgtttttcagGCAAACGTTGGTAtgtgaagaaaaacaagaagcagaagaagaaaagcaCATCTCCTCTGAGCAAAAACACCGgtaaaaaaacagcaaagtaTTTAATCACCACTTTACTCTCACTGTCTCAAGCAGCTTTTGGACAGTGTGCAAACATTGTCTGCTTCGACGCAGCGCAAACTGGTCGAGCTGAAGCTGCCATGACCTGGCCTCTGCTTGGCTCGAGATTAGTCTCCTGCTCGCAGACGGGATCAGAGGAGGTGCCAACAGGTGCCCAGCAGGGGCCTGAATCCCTTGGAAGGGACCCTATCTGGAGCCACACAGACAAAACACAAGTTTGCATACGTGCTGATTTGCATGCCCAATTGTGGGTCCCAACCAGATTTTGGGCCAAAGCTGCACTTAACAATCGGCCTCATTCAAATCCCAAAAATCCTCTGGGTGCACTTTTTAATTCCAGTCAAGTTGTGGCATACTTTCACACAGGAGTGGGGGGAAAGTTTGAGCCTCTAAAGTGTTGTAAACGGTTTGAATTGGCCATTTTCGATAGCTCTTGTTGTTCACGGTCACCATCATTTctttgtattcatatttttttttagtcatggtTAATTCCACTTGACATCATTTATGTCAACTGCTAGCATTGCTTAGTACAGGGATGCTCTTAGTGCTCACTTGCTTAAAAATGGCAGTTTAAGggtggcacaaaacaagaaaccaGCATGAAGTGCAAGAACTcactttgtccatttttttttttcctctccacaAAATTCAACTCAGTCAAAactgtaattaattaaaaatttaaataatatgATTGTCCTGCATATTAGtccaaattttaaataaataaataaattgggcaTACTTACATTTTAGTATTTGGCAGTGTAAGACCCAGTGTGAGTGCTTCAAATGTTGTGACatgtttgccatctagtggtgaatggtgatgttGCAACTTGAAACAACACTTGACCCTGCATATTCAGTTTGACATTTGtggatttgcctttttttttctttttctttttttttccttttttttgataatgttcTTTCatattctgatttatttttatttattttattttgaatttttggaagagtctttctttgttttatttattattattattatttttattctatatttaatttatttatttttcatattctatttttttttcttttaagttttGATTTTTTGGAAGATTCCTTTTTTATAATTTATCATTgttatatgtttatttatttttatattatgatttttattttatttattttttttactttttgtaagattttttttaattctgatttgttttaattgacgatgatgatgatgataataataataaaagttttttgtatttttattattttatttatttgttttaattaagcAATTGGACAGTCGATGTGTGGTCGGCCACCAGTTCCATTCCTGGCTTAGtgttattgaaaaaataaaccaaCAACAATGAATAAAGGCCTCTAATATATTAGACATCTCCTTACATTTGTTATTgcgtaaataataaataaaaatatggtaGCCTCATTAAAACTTTGCTTTCCTCCTCAGAATGCGACGACGTGCTGACCTATGAGGAGATGTCTCTCTATCACCAACCGGCCAACCGCAAACGTCCCGTCGCTCTCATCGCCCCGACCAACAGCGGCCACGACGAGCTGCGGCGCAGGCTGCTCTCCATTGAGCCCGACAAGTTTGCCGTCGCCGTCCCGCGTAAGTtactaaaattattattttttttaaatttctaaaaaaCACTAACAGGTTGTGATTTCATCTGACCTCTTGTCAGACACGACCCGAAGCCCGAGGATCCACGAGCGGAACGGGCGCGAGTACCACTTTGTGAGTCGGCAAGGCTTCGAGGCCGACTTGACGGCGGGGAATTTCATCGAGTCCGGCGAGTATGAGAAGAACCTGTACGGGACCAGCACGGACTCGGTGCGACACGTGGTCAACTCCGGACGCATCTGCTTGCTCTGCCTGCACACCAGGGTAACGATCCAAACAGGTTATGAGATAATGTTTGCAAATTGTATCAAATATCGACTCCTTTTCAACAGTCGTTGAAGGTGCTGAGGTCCTCCAACCTCAACCCCTTCGTAGTCTTTATTGCTCCGCCTTCTCAAGAACGACTGCGCACCCTGCTGGCCTCTGAAAGAAAAACACCAAAGGTACTCATATAGTAATCTGTTGGGGGTGAgatgacctttttttgttttacaaattcAACTTTGGTGGTGTCCCGCGCAGCCGGAGGATCTCAAGGAGGTGATCGAGAAGGCTCGCGAGATGGAGCAGGACTTCGGCCACGTTTTTGACGCCACCGTGGTCAACGCCGAGCCCAACGAGGCGTTCTTGGAACTGCGCAGGCTCATCGACAAGCTGGACACGGAGCCTCAGTGGGTGCCCACCTCCTGGCTCTGCTAAGCCCCTCGCGACGGGCACAAGTTGAAGGACAAGGCGgtactttttgcacatttgctccttttttttttttttcccccatcctcGGAGATGGACTCACGTT
This genomic interval carries:
- the pals1b gene encoding MAGUK p55 subfamily member 5b is translated as MITSHMNGYVQEGSGHRERAVDCPGDESCLVKPVHCSAQMERIQHYQDELRKRREEDGRGKRDVDPNASLRLKKLAQNPKVGVDNPTFEGKENATEDEHSQAPIAELEDLLQAVKWVQRCVTDAQSRQDAELLLQLLAKDDFKCAYSIYTVVTQKMNRVTPTSPLTVQAQELCLEVQKILQSSKQREGLELRALLTNPHLQALMQAHDSLAVQEMAEDNVIQYLGETVKMVRLHKTRDTPLGATVRNDMDSVVVSRVVKGGTAERSGLLNEGDEILEINGISLRGKHVNEVHDLLQQMHGTLTFLLIPSSQIKPAPHRQTVIHVRAYFDYDPSDDPFVPCRELGLSFQRGDILHVISQDDPNWWQAYRDGDEENQLLAGLIPGKCFQQQRETLKRSAPDRSREQQGKRWYVKKNKKQKKKSTSPLSKNTECDDVLTYEEMSLYHQPANRKRPVALIAPTNSGHDELRRRLLSIEPDKFAVAVPHTTRSPRIHERNGREYHFVSRQGFEADLTAGNFIESGEYEKNLYGTSTDSVRHVVNSGRICLLCLHTRSLKVLRSSNLNPFVVFIAPPSQERLRTLLASERKTPKPEDLKEVIEKAREMEQDFGHVFDATVVNAEPNEAFLELRRLIDKLDTEPQWVPTSWLC